A genomic region of Candidatus Eisenbacteria bacterium contains the following coding sequences:
- a CDS encoding ATP-dependent 6-phosphofructokinase, whose product MSRAKRIGVLTGGGDCPGLNAVIRGVVKAAVYKYDMDVLGFLDGYAGLLKDNFIRLDGDKVSGILPRGGTILGSSNRDNPFRVPEMENGELIFRDRSDEAIKTLERHGLDGLIVIGGDGSLAIASQLMGKGVMVIGVPKTIDNDLGSTDVTFGFDTALVTATEAVDKLHTTAESHHRIMVLEVMGRYAGWIALQSGLAGGGDIVLIPEIPFVIDRVIDAVRERTYRGRTFSIIVVAEGAIPAGGSAVVKQVVKESTDPVRLGGIGGWLANELEQRIEAEVRVTVLGHLQRGGSPTAFDRVLATRFGVAAGEAAVKEGWGIMVALRGTEIVNAPLGEAVSQLRRVDPNSELVMAARAVGTCFGD is encoded by the coding sequence ATGAGTCGGGCAAAAAGAATCGGTGTCTTGACCGGAGGTGGGGATTGTCCTGGACTGAATGCCGTGATCAGGGGGGTCGTAAAAGCGGCCGTTTATAAGTATGACATGGATGTTTTGGGATTTCTTGACGGTTATGCCGGCCTCCTCAAAGACAATTTTATCCGTCTCGACGGCGATAAGGTTTCCGGCATCCTTCCCCGCGGTGGCACCATTCTTGGAAGCTCCAATCGTGATAATCCCTTCCGTGTTCCAGAGATGGAAAACGGCGAATTGATTTTTCGAGATCGATCCGATGAAGCGATAAAGACTCTGGAGCGGCATGGATTGGATGGGCTGATCGTTATCGGTGGTGACGGATCGCTGGCGATCGCCAGTCAACTCATGGGAAAGGGTGTCATGGTTATCGGCGTTCCCAAGACTATCGACAACGATCTCGGCTCGACCGATGTCACTTTTGGCTTTGATACGGCCCTGGTGACAGCGACCGAGGCGGTCGACAAGCTGCACACCACGGCGGAGAGCCATCACCGGATTATGGTCCTTGAAGTTATGGGCCGTTATGCCGGATGGATCGCCCTTCAGTCGGGGTTAGCCGGCGGGGGGGATATCGTTCTTATTCCCGAGATTCCCTTTGTCATCGACAGGGTGATCGATGCGGTTCGGGAGCGTACCTACCGAGGCCGCACCTTCTCCATCATCGTGGTGGCGGAGGGGGCGATCCCGGCCGGTGGGAGCGCTGTGGTTAAACAGGTTGTCAAAGAATCAACAGATCCGGTTCGGTTGGGCGGAATCGGTGGATGGCTCGCAAACGAGCTGGAACAAAGGATCGAAGCCGAGGTCCGTGTAACCGTCTTGGGTCATCTCCAGCGGGGTGGGAGTCCGACAGCCTTTGATCGTGTCCTGGCCACACGGTTTGGTGTGGCCGCGGGTGAAGCCGCCGTGAAAGAGGGGTGGGGGATTATGGTTGCGCTGAGAGGGACTGAAATTGTTAATGCTCCTCTGGGCGAAGCTGTGTCACAATTGCGTCGGGTAGACCCAAATTCCGAACTCGTGATGGCCGCCCGCGCCGTTGGGACCTGTTTCGGGGACTAG
- a CDS encoding class I SAM-dependent RNA methyltransferase: MEELIADELKELGAAEIRPAYRGVYFKADPAVLYRVNYCSRLASHVLAPLITFACHSHKYLYKTARKLDWESLLGLDHTFVIAANASDSNLHHSQFAAQRLKDAIADHFVEKRGERPSVDRREADLWLNLNIHRNKAIISVDCSGGSLHRRGYRIDAREAPLQETLAAALLRHSGWRGETPLVDPMCGSGTILAEALMLASRLPAAHVRMAGKPPFAHLPDYDAAVWTRVKAAADAEMRELPAGLIQGGDIDAQAVRVARGNLARLPGGRGVLITKRDFRQGEPIDGATIVTNPPYGRRLSDTAKVKILYGELGDFLKRRCTNSTAWILAGDVELVKSIGLRPKQRIPIFNGPLECRLVEIPVY, encoded by the coding sequence ATGGAGGAACTCATCGCCGATGAGCTCAAGGAGCTCGGCGCCGCCGAGATCCGCCCGGCCTACCGCGGCGTCTACTTCAAGGCGGACCCCGCCGTTCTCTACCGCGTCAACTACTGCTCGCGCCTGGCCAGCCACGTGCTGGCGCCTCTGATCACCTTTGCGTGCCACTCGCACAAATACCTTTACAAAACCGCGCGCAAGCTCGATTGGGAATCCCTTCTCGGCTTGGACCATACGTTCGTCATCGCCGCCAATGCCTCCGATAGCAATCTGCACCACTCGCAATTCGCCGCCCAGCGCCTCAAAGACGCCATCGCTGATCACTTCGTCGAGAAGCGCGGCGAGCGACCGAGCGTGGACCGTCGCGAGGCCGATCTTTGGCTGAACCTCAACATCCATCGCAACAAAGCCATCATCAGCGTGGATTGCTCCGGCGGTTCCCTGCACCGGCGCGGCTATCGCATCGACGCGCGCGAGGCGCCGCTCCAGGAAACCCTGGCTGCCGCCCTCCTTCGTCACAGCGGCTGGCGGGGCGAAACGCCCCTGGTCGATCCGATGTGCGGCTCGGGCACAATTCTGGCCGAGGCGCTGATGCTGGCGAGCCGGTTGCCGGCCGCCCATGTGCGCATGGCCGGCAAGCCGCCCTTCGCGCATCTGCCCGACTACGACGCTGCCGTTTGGACCCGGGTGAAGGCCGCCGCCGATGCTGAGATGCGTGAACTGCCCGCCGGTCTGATTCAAGGCGGCGACATCGACGCACAGGCCGTCCGCGTCGCGCGGGGCAATCTGGCGCGCCTGCCGGGGGGGCGCGGTGTGCTTATCACCAAACGGGACTTCCGCCAGGGCGAGCCGATCGATGGAGCCACCATCGTCACCAACCCGCCCTACGGCCGCCGCCTCAGCGACACGGCCAAGGTGAAGATCCTCTATGGTGAGTTGGGGGATTTCCTCAAACGCCGCTGCACAAACTCCACCGCTTGGATCCTGGCCGGCGACGTGGAGCTGGTGAAGTCGATCGGCCTGCGGCCGAAGCAGCGTATACCGATCTTCAACGGCCCGCTGGAGTGCCGCCTGGTGGAAATCCCCGTCTACTAG
- a CDS encoding C40 family peptidase, translating to MNLALVKTLVEPVRREPAHTSEMIDQVLGGMILSIVSPPKTSPAISGLEGADWIQAQGIHAQWIHAQCPNGTIGYLRSWMCEPVDSSSPWCAQPGVMVRDRWLSSVPEEEGEAPVCLGMGTRCLGSVSSMARSAVETPWGCRVKLPSIGLLPAAKPFLSGFYGGAGRLERKEDLSKEALFALLEGALERSRLLLQAPYLWGGVSPGGFDCSGLVNLCVGMEGLRLPRDSGDQCRWFCDRGWGNAPDATLDAAPGLAFFGEALDKIDHVGFLDGDGGMIHASGNVHRTLLNPEPDEEGRRLLIRCRWVVSG from the coding sequence ATGAACCTTGCGTTGGTCAAAACTCTGGTAGAACCGGTGCGACGAGAGCCGGCGCATACGAGTGAGATGATCGACCAGGTTTTAGGGGGAATGATCCTCAGTATCGTCTCACCCCCCAAAACATCTCCCGCCATAAGCGGCCTGGAAGGGGCGGATTGGATTCAGGCCCAAGGGATTCACGCGCAATGGATCCACGCGCAATGTCCCAACGGCACGATCGGCTATCTCCGAAGCTGGATGTGCGAACCGGTGGATTCCTCCAGCCCCTGGTGCGCACAACCCGGTGTCATGGTGAGGGATCGCTGGTTATCATCCGTTCCGGAGGAGGAAGGCGAAGCCCCGGTCTGTTTGGGGATGGGGACCCGTTGCCTGGGTTCCGTGAGCTCGATGGCGCGATCCGCTGTGGAAACACCGTGGGGTTGCCGTGTCAAACTCCCCTCCATCGGTCTTCTTCCCGCCGCGAAACCTTTCTTGTCGGGGTTCTATGGCGGAGCCGGGAGGTTGGAGCGGAAAGAGGATCTCTCCAAAGAGGCGTTATTCGCCTTACTGGAAGGCGCCCTCGAAAGAAGCCGCCTCCTTCTGCAGGCACCCTATCTCTGGGGTGGTGTGAGTCCCGGCGGCTTTGATTGTTCAGGCCTGGTGAATCTCTGTGTGGGGATGGAAGGTTTGCGGCTGCCGCGTGATTCCGGTGATCAATGCCGCTGGTTTTGTGACAGGGGATGGGGCAACGCGCCTGATGCGACGCTGGATGCGGCGCCCGGGCTCGCCTTCTTTGGCGAAGCGCTCGATAAAATCGATCATGTCGGCTTTTTGGATGGCGACGGCGGAATGATCCATGCCTCGGGAAATGTTCACCGGACCCTTCTCAACCCCGAGCCGGATGAAGAAGGGAGGCGGCTTCTCATCCGATGCCGGTGGGTTGTTTCCGGCTGA
- a CDS encoding right-handed parallel beta-helix repeat-containing protein, protein MPAAGEATTTIVKPDGTGDFPTIQAAIDAALEGDIIELTDGTFTGDGNRDMDYLGKAITVRSQGGNPETCLIDCEGSQSEPHGAIEFSGGEGASSILEGITIRGAYPAGIICDSSSPTLYNCRFRDNLGSALGLNHSQSSIIGCQFLNNASDFGGAGINWANSSGSITDCVFEENTALVGAGLFCQWASPTISGCSFVGNAATLTGGAIAGQSSSSHVSNCSFSSNTAGEAGGAIRFHYDAPILEDLVCEGNSAGEVGGAMSIEDVEGSIVRRCVLRENSAPAGAGLHGAGEITVDQCAFVGNAAGQYGGGMISDGPVVVTACTFVGNAAPGGGSGVWGGGENALSMEKTQIVFGEQGAAVRCPSSIELVCCDIYGNADGDWVGCIEDQYGVNGNISEDPLFCDPENGDFAIRSDSPCAPFSPPNEECDLIGAFPVGCNPPSATMLTTWGKIKATYN, encoded by the coding sequence ATGCCCGCTGCCGGCGAGGCCACAACTACCATTGTTAAACCCGACGGGACCGGGGATTTCCCAACGATCCAGGCGGCTATTGATGCCGCGCTAGAAGGAGACATCATCGAGCTGACGGATGGGACCTTCACCGGGGACGGCAATCGGGACATGGACTATCTTGGGAAAGCCATCACGGTGCGATCGCAGGGCGGAAATCCGGAAACTTGCCTCATCGACTGCGAGGGAAGCCAGAGCGAGCCGCACGGGGCGATCGAATTCTCCGGCGGCGAGGGGGCTTCCTCGATTCTGGAAGGGATAACCATCAGGGGGGCTTACCCGGCGGGCATCATCTGCGACAGCTCTTCCCCGACCCTCTATAATTGCCGGTTCCGTGATAATCTGGGCAGCGCCCTTGGACTGAACCATTCGCAATCCTCAATCATCGGCTGTCAATTCCTCAACAATGCCTCGGACTTCGGAGGAGCCGGCATCAATTGGGCCAACTCGAGCGGTTCGATCACCGACTGCGTCTTTGAGGAGAACACCGCGCTCGTGGGAGCGGGCCTCTTCTGCCAGTGGGCCTCACCGACAATCTCCGGATGCAGCTTTGTGGGAAATGCGGCGACGTTGACCGGGGGAGCGATCGCGGGCCAGAGTTCCTCCTCGCACGTGTCGAACTGCAGCTTCTCAAGCAATACCGCCGGCGAGGCGGGAGGGGCCATCCGCTTTCATTACGACGCCCCGATCCTTGAGGATTTGGTTTGTGAAGGGAACAGCGCAGGGGAAGTCGGCGGCGCCATGAGCATCGAGGATGTGGAAGGCTCCATCGTTCGGAGATGCGTTCTGAGAGAGAACTCCGCTCCCGCCGGAGCCGGGCTGCACGGCGCCGGCGAGATCACCGTCGACCAATGCGCCTTTGTCGGCAACGCCGCCGGCCAGTACGGCGGGGGGATGATTTCCGATGGGCCGGTGGTGGTCACGGCTTGCACCTTCGTTGGAAATGCCGCGCCTGGAGGCGGCAGCGGAGTATGGGGAGGCGGAGAGAATGCCCTCTCAATGGAGAAGACGCAGATTGTTTTCGGAGAGCAGGGCGCGGCCGTCAGGTGTCCCAGCTCGATCGAACTGGTCTGCTGCGACATCTATGGAAACGCGGACGGTGACTGGGTCGGATGTATCGAGGATCAATATGGAGTTAATGGCAATATCTCTGAAGATCCGCTGTTCTGTGACCCGGAAAACGGTGACTTTGCCATTCGCAGCGATTCCCCATGCGCCCCGTTCTCTCCACCGAATGAGGAGTGCGATCTGATCGGCGCCTTTCCCGTGGGCTGCAATCCCCCGTCAGCAACGATGCTGACGACCTGGGGCAAGATCAAGGCGACTTATAATTAG
- a CDS encoding family 20 glycosylhydrolase, translating to MSLDLLHPRPQQIRDLGSHWTIPRRVPIVPPLAGAVDGTADALDATVAGGGAPCDLPLRRLSDGLKGQGIEPSLTPSSERLEGGIRLQIDRSLFSKPQSYEMALIPTGLEITAADDAGLFYGILTFCQLLQLYPSSGAALTLPTLFIRDEPDFIHRGVMLDVSRDRIPTMPTLYELVDLLAGWKINQLQLYMEHTFAYRGHAVVWKDADPFTPEEIQALDRYCRERYIELVPNQNSFGHLHHWLIHAPYRSLAECPDGVEHPFSPSREPFSLCPIDPRSISFLRDLYDQLLPNFTSRQFNVGLDETFDLGMGRSAEVCQREGRGRVYLEFLRKIHQLVAERSRKMQFWGDIILHYPELIGECPSDAIALEWGYEANHPFEEHLETFVQAGLEFYVCPGTSSWNSLAGRTKNALGNLSRAAVAGHAAGASGYLITDWGDHGHLQPPPVSTLGFLAGAAYSWNVSSASDPKHFDIPRLLDAHAFKDRTLAMADVVYGLGNLYRTAGSQVANGSALFYLLLFPDLPLNDNRFQGLTAASLGRTIDQIEDLFLKLSAAEIARTDAGLLISEFQWVASMLRFSCRMGLARFEHPSGGSLGAIPGAERLRLAGDLRDLLKEHQRLWRCRSRPGGLRNSSRRLERVIRLLEK from the coding sequence ATGAGCCTTGACCTCCTCCATCCCAGACCCCAGCAGATCCGCGACCTCGGATCGCACTGGACCATTCCTCGGCGGGTGCCGATCGTTCCACCCCTTGCCGGCGCGGTCGATGGTACCGCTGATGCCCTTGACGCCACGGTTGCCGGCGGCGGCGCACCCTGTGATCTCCCCCTCCGCCGGCTTTCCGACGGATTGAAAGGCCAGGGGATTGAGCCCTCTTTGACCCCCTCCTCAGAGCGTCTCGAGGGCGGGATCAGGCTTCAGATCGATCGTTCTCTCTTTTCCAAGCCCCAATCGTATGAAATGGCGCTCATCCCCACCGGTTTGGAGATCACGGCGGCCGACGACGCCGGCCTCTTCTACGGAATTTTGACCTTTTGCCAGCTGCTTCAGCTCTATCCCTCTTCCGGCGCCGCCTTGACGCTCCCTACCCTCTTCATACGCGACGAACCCGACTTTATTCACCGGGGCGTCATGCTTGACGTGAGCCGGGACCGCATACCCACGATGCCAACGCTCTATGAATTGGTGGATCTTCTGGCCGGATGGAAAATCAACCAGCTTCAGCTTTACATGGAGCACACCTTCGCCTATCGGGGTCATGCAGTGGTCTGGAAGGATGCCGATCCCTTCACGCCTGAGGAAATCCAGGCGCTGGACCGGTACTGCCGCGAACGCTATATCGAACTGGTTCCCAATCAGAACAGCTTCGGCCACCTGCACCACTGGTTGATTCATGCACCGTATCGTTCCCTGGCGGAATGCCCCGATGGGGTCGAACATCCCTTCAGCCCCTCCCGCGAGCCGTTCAGCCTCTGCCCGATCGATCCGAGGAGCATCAGCTTCCTCCGTGACTTATACGATCAACTCCTCCCCAACTTCACGAGCCGGCAGTTCAATGTGGGATTGGATGAGACATTCGATCTTGGGATGGGGCGTTCCGCCGAAGTTTGTCAAAGAGAGGGCCGGGGCCGTGTCTATCTCGAGTTTTTAAGAAAGATTCACCAGCTGGTTGCTGAGCGGAGCCGGAAAATGCAGTTCTGGGGGGATATCATCCTCCATTATCCCGAGCTGATCGGCGAGTGCCCGTCGGATGCGATCGCCCTCGAATGGGGTTACGAAGCGAATCATCCCTTTGAAGAGCATCTGGAGACGTTCGTACAGGCCGGATTGGAATTCTATGTGTGCCCCGGGACCAGTTCCTGGAACAGCCTCGCCGGCCGCACAAAGAATGCCCTGGGCAATCTCAGCCGCGCGGCCGTCGCGGGCCATGCCGCCGGCGCCTCCGGTTATCTCATCACCGACTGGGGCGATCACGGTCACCTGCAACCCCCTCCGGTCAGCACTCTCGGTTTTCTGGCCGGGGCGGCCTATTCCTGGAATGTCTCATCCGCATCGGATCCGAAACACTTTGACATCCCTCGGCTCCTGGACGCACATGCCTTCAAGGACCGCACCCTCGCCATGGCCGATGTCGTCTACGGACTCGGGAATCTGTACCGGACGGCCGGATCCCAGGTGGCGAATGGGTCGGCGCTCTTTTATCTCCTGCTGTTCCCCGATCTTCCCCTCAACGATAACCGTTTCCAGGGGCTGACCGCCGCGAGTTTGGGGCGGACGATAGATCAGATCGAAGATCTCTTTTTAAAATTGAGTGCGGCGGAGATCGCCCGCACGGATGCCGGCCTGTTGATCTCCGAATTCCAGTGGGTCGCGTCGATGCTGCGATTCAGCTGCCGGATGGGACTCGCGCGGTTCGAGCATCCATCCGGCGGATCGCTCGGCGCCATCCCCGGCGCTGAACGGCTCCGTTTAGCAGGGGATCTCAGGGATTTATTGAAAGAACATCAGCGGCTGTGGCGCTGCCGAAGCCGCCCGGGCGGTCTTCGGAATTCGAGCCGGCGGCTGGAGCGGGTCATCCGGCTCTTAGAAAAATGA
- the hflK gene encoding FtsH protease activity modulator HflK: MDSPEIRDIHLRLPSGRLIKYIIMAILVLVLVRTGFYTVGPEENGVITRFGAFVRTTEPGLHMMIPFGIEAVEKIAVQRQHKEEFGFRTLQGGVRTQYATRNYDEESLMLTGDLNAAQVEWVVQFRIVDPYKNIFRVREIRSTFRAMTEAVIRGVIGDRTVNEVITVGRTAIAIDVEQKLQILCDQYETGIRVDQVVLQDVNPPDPVKPSFNGVNEAQQERERLINEALAEYNRVIPRARGEALQTIQQAEGYYLDRINRARGDSARFVALYEAYSQAPEVTRKRIFLETMNDILPKAGKKLIIDDDVKGILPLLNLGAGQLGMDQGKEAQR, from the coding sequence ATGGATTCGCCGGAGATCAGGGATATTCACCTGCGATTGCCCTCCGGACGGCTCATTAAATATATCATCATGGCGATTCTCGTTCTGGTTCTGGTTAGAACGGGATTTTATACCGTGGGACCTGAGGAGAACGGCGTCATCACTCGGTTCGGCGCCTTTGTTCGCACGACGGAACCCGGACTGCACATGATGATCCCCTTTGGCATAGAGGCGGTTGAGAAGATTGCCGTTCAACGCCAGCACAAGGAGGAATTCGGATTCCGCACCCTGCAAGGGGGTGTTCGCACACAATATGCGACGCGGAATTACGATGAGGAATCGCTCATGCTCACCGGTGATTTGAATGCCGCTCAGGTGGAGTGGGTTGTTCAATTCCGGATTGTGGATCCCTATAAGAACATCTTCCGTGTCCGCGAAATCCGGAGCACCTTCCGGGCGATGACGGAGGCGGTGATCCGCGGGGTGATCGGCGACCGGACGGTCAATGAGGTGATCACCGTCGGGCGAACGGCGATCGCCATTGATGTTGAGCAGAAATTGCAGATCCTCTGCGATCAATATGAAACGGGGATCCGTGTCGATCAGGTTGTTCTACAAGATGTGAATCCACCCGACCCGGTGAAGCCGTCGTTTAACGGGGTCAATGAGGCGCAGCAGGAACGCGAGCGCCTGATCAACGAGGCCCTGGCGGAATACAACCGCGTCATCCCGCGCGCGAGGGGAGAGGCGCTGCAGACGATCCAGCAGGCCGAGGGGTACTACCTCGACCGAATCAACCGGGCCCGCGGCGACTCGGCCCGCTTCGTCGCCCTTTATGAGGCGTATTCGCAGGCGCCGGAGGTGACACGCAAGAGGATCTTCCTCGAGACGATGAACGATATTCTTCCCAAAGCCGGCAAGAAACTCATCATTGATGATGATGTGAAAGGGATCCTGCCGCTCCTGAATCTGGGCGCCGGCCAGCTGGGGATGGACCAGGGAAAGGAGGCGCAGCGATGA
- the hflC gene encoding protease modulator HflC, with translation MKPTLIALAILGVAVLVLLNSAFFIVGEAEQAIITQFGKPLDRQITTPGLKMKVPFIQKAHRFDKRFLEWDGDANELPTRDKRFIWVDAYARWRITDPLLYFQRLKDERGAQTRLDDILDGETRNAIANHLLLELVRSTNRTESDSLIFDDEQKTALENIAIGRDQIRLQILQNAAARTSDLGIEILDFQFKRINYVDEVSRKVYERMIAERERIADRYRSEGEGEAFRIRGNKERDLKAIQSDAYRQAEVIIGRADSTAAQIYANAYNQNGQTRDFYSFLKTMESYRNTIDPETWLILSTGGEFYKYLKSMDGR, from the coding sequence ATGAAACCGACACTGATTGCACTCGCGATCCTCGGCGTGGCGGTCCTTGTTTTGTTAAACAGCGCCTTCTTTATCGTAGGTGAGGCGGAGCAGGCCATCATCACCCAATTCGGGAAGCCGCTGGACCGGCAGATCACGACCCCGGGTCTGAAAATGAAGGTGCCCTTCATACAGAAGGCCCACCGTTTTGATAAACGTTTCCTGGAATGGGACGGCGACGCCAACGAACTGCCGACGAGGGACAAACGCTTCATATGGGTCGACGCCTACGCCCGCTGGCGGATTACCGATCCCCTGCTCTATTTCCAGCGTTTGAAGGATGAACGCGGCGCCCAAACCCGTCTCGATGACATTCTGGATGGAGAAACGCGAAACGCGATCGCCAATCATCTTCTGTTGGAACTCGTTCGCTCTACAAACCGGACCGAATCCGATTCCCTTATCTTTGATGATGAGCAGAAAACCGCCTTGGAGAATATCGCGATCGGAAGGGATCAGATCCGCCTGCAGATCTTACAGAATGCGGCCGCCCGCACCTCCGACCTCGGCATTGAGATCCTCGATTTTCAGTTTAAGCGGATCAACTATGTCGACGAGGTCAGCCGGAAGGTCTATGAACGGATGATCGCCGAACGGGAGCGGATCGCGGACCGGTATCGCTCCGAGGGAGAGGGTGAAGCCTTCAGAATTAGGGGTAATAAGGAGAGGGATCTAAAGGCGATCCAATCTGATGCCTACCGGCAGGCGGAGGTCATCATCGGCCGCGCCGATTCGACAGCGGCGCAGATTTACGCCAATGCCTACAATCAGAATGGCCAGACGCGTGATTTCTACTCTTTCCTCAAGACGATGGAGTCGTATCGCAACACGATCGATCCCGAAACGTGGCTGATCCTCTCCACGGGAGGGGAATTCTATAAATATCTGAAGAGCATGGATGGACGTTAG
- a CDS encoding AAA family ATPase: protein MRIRRVSRQVKKRSSAPSASSISSKKKTASRMTQDSSITAKKEPSAPASTPEKKGTGSAKKKQTAKSTKPPRKQGPSKKSKVRRQNPSTSENKPDGTTAPDAVTFAQARPARRANLSSREAHVLLNLESLLHQRIVGKDEAVRRVANTIRTRRANLDFRPDRPDGAFLLVGPAGVGKNEFAHAVAEVLLGDENQVVSLDMNDYQEEESIANLMATPVLGRDDLILVGTLTSAVRANPNIVILFRGLEKAHYAVQRLIYQILEEGTFTDAAGQISFQHTIIFATTRYSEDDLKPGAGIGFAHAGDTLEDRLKQLLKDTVYPELVSRFNEVIFLGNLTSDDVRSIARYKVEVVLERLKQQRRAVRVSDRVLDTFIKEDEVHRMGATRLNRTLEEKLFHPLALYILEHRKARNIQVDLEGGRLVIQ from the coding sequence ATGAGAATTCGGAGGGTCAGCCGGCAAGTGAAGAAAAGATCGAGCGCGCCATCAGCCTCATCCATATCCTCAAAGAAAAAGACAGCGAGCCGGATGACCCAAGACAGCTCCATCACTGCCAAGAAAGAGCCTTCCGCGCCCGCCTCAACGCCGGAGAAAAAAGGGACCGGGTCGGCAAAGAAGAAACAAACAGCAAAGTCCACCAAGCCACCCCGCAAGCAAGGCCCGTCAAAAAAATCCAAGGTGAGGCGCCAGAACCCATCGACTTCTGAGAACAAGCCGGATGGAACCACCGCGCCCGATGCGGTGACCTTTGCTCAGGCCCGGCCGGCGCGCAGAGCCAACCTCTCTTCACGCGAAGCCCACGTTCTCCTCAACCTGGAATCATTGCTCCATCAGAGGATCGTTGGGAAAGACGAGGCGGTGAGACGGGTCGCCAACACCATTCGGACCCGCCGCGCGAATCTTGATTTCCGGCCCGATCGCCCGGACGGCGCCTTTTTGCTGGTCGGACCCGCCGGTGTCGGAAAGAACGAGTTTGCGCACGCCGTTGCTGAAGTCCTGCTCGGCGATGAGAACCAGGTTGTCTCCTTGGATATGAATGATTACCAGGAAGAGGAGTCGATTGCGAATCTCATGGCGACGCCGGTGCTCGGCCGCGACGACCTCATCCTTGTCGGAACCCTCACCTCAGCCGTTCGGGCCAATCCGAATATTGTGATTTTATTTCGCGGATTGGAGAAGGCGCATTACGCCGTGCAGCGATTGATCTATCAGATCCTAGAGGAAGGGACCTTTACCGACGCCGCCGGACAGATTTCGTTCCAGCATACGATCATCTTCGCCACGACCCGCTATTCGGAGGATGACCTCAAACCAGGGGCGGGAATCGGTTTCGCTCATGCCGGAGATACGCTCGAGGACCGCCTAAAGCAACTCCTTAAAGATACGGTCTATCCTGAACTGGTGAGCCGGTTTAACGAAGTAATTTTCTTAGGCAATTTGACCTCCGACGATGTCCGGTCGATCGCCCGCTACAAAGTCGAAGTCGTCTTGGAGAGACTCAAACAACAACGACGGGCCGTGCGGGTCAGCGATCGTGTTCTGGATACCTTTATCAAAGAGGACGAGGTCCACAGGATGGGTGCGACCCGCCTGAACCGGACCCTTGAAGAGAAACTCTTCCACCCCTTGGCGCTCTATATCCTTGAGCATCGGAAAGCCCGCAACATCCAGGTCGATCTGGAGGGCGGACGCCTCGTCATTCAGTAG
- a CDS encoding GWxTD domain-containing protein, which produces MPLFLEKLWMGSYLLTVRCRLDGKEKTERAQFELDETRVSLGAGYDSAIDMIEMIADEDELKKLRETPPEDRQEAWDEFWDSRDPEPETERNEFKEEFFIRVRYANEHFGVMEPGWRSDRGRIYIKYGAPDQIESFPQNQDRYPYEIWDYYKFRLRFIFVDYDGFGRYVLHEPGRF; this is translated from the coding sequence ATGCCCCTTTTTCTCGAGAAGCTATGGATGGGATCTTACCTCCTCACCGTTCGCTGCCGTCTCGACGGCAAGGAAAAAACAGAGCGCGCGCAGTTTGAGTTGGATGAAACGCGGGTCAGTTTGGGAGCCGGTTACGATTCCGCGATCGACATGATCGAAATGATCGCCGACGAGGACGAGCTGAAGAAACTACGCGAAACACCGCCCGAAGATCGCCAGGAAGCCTGGGATGAGTTCTGGGATAGCCGCGATCCGGAACCCGAAACCGAACGCAATGAATTCAAAGAGGAGTTCTTTATAAGGGTCCGTTACGCAAACGAGCATTTTGGTGTCATGGAACCGGGTTGGAGAAGTGACCGGGGCCGAATCTACATCAAATACGGCGCTCCCGATCAGATCGAGAGTTTTCCGCAAAACCAAGATAGATACCCTTATGAGATTTGGGATTACTACAAATTCCGCCTGCGCTTTATCTTTGTCGATTACGACGGATTCGGCCGTTATGTTCTGCATGAGCCGGGCCGGTTCTAA